Genomic window (Campylobacter concisus):
TGGGAATTTCTCAGGCATGAGCGCAAGCTACGAGCTAGTAAGCACCTATGCTGGCAGAAAAGTGCTGCTAACACCTGGTATCGTAGAAAGTGATGCGGAGCAAAATGCAAGTTTAGCCAAGGTGATAAATGAAATTTTCGATCTTGTCATCATTACAAGCTCACTAAACGCCGAAGTTTTGCTAAAACACATCATAAAGCCAAAGATCATCATCTTAAAGGATAAAAATAAAATGCAAGAAATTCTAGCTCAAAATACGCGTGCTGGCGATCTCATACTATTTTCAAACGATGCACCGAGCTTTATATGAAAAAGATAGTTTTTTTAATCCTAGCTTTAAGTTTAGCATTTAGCTTTGACATCGATGATTATGACAGAGGTATTGAGGCGCTAAATGCCGGAGATTACGCAACTGCGTATGAAATTTTCTATGATGGCTGTGAGCAAAAAGATGTGCTTTCGTGCGAGGCTTTGGGTGATATGTTTGTAAATGAAGAGATAAATGAGCAAATGGATAGTGATCTAAAAAAACACTCAAATATCGAGCTTGGCGTGAGTTATTATATGAAAAGCTGCGACCTTGGCTACCAAAATGCTTGCGATGATGTGATGAGCTTAAGGGACGATTTAAACATAAGCCTTCCAGCTGGTGTTTATGAAAACGCCAAAGCAAGGTACGATGAGATAAGGCAAGAAGACGAAAAAGAAGAAGCCTTAAGCGAGCAAAATGCGACTTTGCAAAAATAAATTCTCTAGTTTTAGACTAGATTTACTTTTAGCGTATGCTCTTTTAGGCTTCCTGGAATTTTGCCATTTTCAAGCTCGATCAGTTCGCTAACTCTTAAAATATAAAAATCCTGCAAACTTCTGTTTGTAAATTTTTCAAGCTTTTTTGAAAGCGTGTCAAATATATAAAACTCAGCCTCATTGCTAGCTAGTAAAAAATCAGCCCCACTATCAAACGCATTAAAAATAATCTTACTTGCAAGTGCAAATGCAAGCTTTTCGTTTACTTTTAAAAGTTCAAATCCACAAGGAATTTTGATGTTTAGATTTATAAAATTTGCTCTAAATTTATCTAAATTTACAGGGATTTTATCGCTTACGGCTATTTTGAACTCTTTAAATTTATCCAAGCTCTTTATCTTTTCAAGCTCATTTTTTGAGGTTTCATTCTCTTTTATCTCTAAAATTTCTTTAAAAAACCTAATCGCTTCGTTATAAATTTCGCTTCCACCAAAGATAAAATCATTAATCTTGTAAGCTATCAAAATACCATTTTCATTGTTGATAAGCCTCATGATCTCATCATTTTTTTCTTTCTTATAAAGATGTTGAGCCAGTATGATAGCAGCTGCACCTATAAAATTTGGCTCATAGTCTCTCACAAAATCAGCATAAAAATATGGCTTTAAGCTTGCATAAAATTCTTTGTCTGCTTGATCGCAAAATTTATCAAATGGCTTAAATTTCTCCCAAAAGTCATCATCGTTTATCTCAAGATCTAAAACCGCTCTTTTTTCATCAAGTGGCGAAATCACAAGCTCGTCTGCAATTTTTTTATATAAATTTACTAATGGTTCAGCAGTGCTCACTACGACATCATTTACTTTCACAAAGCCAGTTATTGGCTGAAAATAGGGATCAATTTTTTTAACATGCAAAAATAGCTCGTCAAGGTTTGTGTAATCTAAAATTTCTAAAAAATATGGTTTAAAATACGACAAAATATCCTTTTTTGCATTAAATCTAAAAATTTCTATTTTTTGCATTTGGCTCCTTTTTTGGCTTATTTTATCCTAAAATTAAAAGGAGTTTCATTATAATGGCCCGATGGATAAAGAAAATTTCACGATTGAATGCTTTGGTAACGCTTATATTGGCGATGATGCGGCCGTGCTTGGCAAGCAGGTCTTTAGCAAGGATATTTTTGCTGAAAATTCGCACTTTAAGCATGGCTGGCTAAGCCTTGAAGAGATCGGCTATAAGGCGATGATCGTAAATTTTTCAGATACGATCGTGATGAATGCTAGGCCAAAATTTGTGCTTCTTGGACTTAGCTTGCCAAAGAATTTTTCGCCGCAGCAAATTAAAGAGCTAAGTGGCGGCATAAACAGAGCTTGCGAAGAGTTTGGCGTAAAGATAATCGGTGGCGACACGATAAGTAGTAAAATTTTAAATATAAGTGTTAGTGTAATTGGCGAGCTAAATGGTAAAGCTGTGATTAGAAAAAATGCTAGATTTGGCGATCTGGTGGCATTTACAGGCGAGCTTGGAGGTAGTCAAAAGGGGCTAAATTCACTTCTTAGGCTTGGCCAAATTTCAAAAAACTCACGGTTTAAAAAGCCTATCTTAAGAGATAAATTTTTTTACGAAGCAGCTCATCTTATAAACTCCGCTATGGATATCTCAGATGGACTAAATGCTGATCTTGTTAGGCTTTTAAAAGCTAGCAAAAAGGGCGCTAAATTTACAAAAAAACTAAGCAGATCCGAGCTTAGTAGCGGCGAGGAGTACGAGGTTTTATTTACCTTTAGTCCTAAAAATTTAAATGCTATTAAAAGGATTGCCGCAAAAACTAGGACAAAGATTAGTATCTTTGCAAAAATTTCACACAAAAGGTTAAGACAAAATGCAAGAAGCCACCACTTTTAAGCCACTTTATGCACTCACTCATGCGCCTATCGAGGCCTACTTTTCTAAAAATTCAGATGATTTTGTCGTGCGCGAAATACCACTTTATGAGTTTAGCGGTGACGGTGAGCACTTAATCGTTGAAATTTCTAAAAAAGATATGACGACACAAGAGGCCTTGCATGTCTTAAGCGAGGTTACAGGAGCTAAGATGCGTGATTTTGGCTACGCTGGGCTAAAGGACAAGCAAGGCATGACGACTCAGTTTATCTCGATGCCACGTAAATTTGAGAGCAATCTAGCAAACTTTAGTCACGAAAAGATGAAAATTTTAAGCCTAAATGTGCATCAAAATAAGCTTCGCATCGGACATCTAAAGGGAAATAGCTTTTTCATTCGCTTAAAAAAGGTGCTACCAAGTAATGCCAAAAAGCTAGAGCAAGCATTTGTTAGTATCGATAAAATGGGCTATGCAAACTACTTTGGCTATCAGCGTTTTGGTAAATTTGGCGATAATGCTGAAACTGGACTGGAGCTACTTAAAAACGGGACGATAAACGGCAAAAAGAGTAAAAATCCAAAGTTAAACGACTTTTTGATCTCGGCATATCAAAGCGATCTTTTTAACCGTTGGCTTAGCAAACGCGTGGAGATTTCGAGATTTGCGCAGGATTTTAGCCTCTCTGAGCTAGCTCAAATTTACCCGTATCTGAGCGGCGAAAATTTGAAAAATTTAAAATCGCAAAAGAGATTTTTTAAGCTAATTGAGGGCGAAGTTTTGGGTCACTATCCGCACGGCAAGTGCTTTTTGTGCGAGGATTTGGACGCAGAGGGCGCGCGCTTTGACGCTAGAGATATCACTAGCTGCGGGTTGATCGCGGGCGCGAAGGCGTATGAGGCGCAGGGTGCGGCGAGAATGGTTGAGGATCAAATTTTCGCGCAGGCAAATGAATATAAATCTAAAATGACGGGCTCAAGGCGCTTTGCGTGGTGCTATTTGGAGGATACGAGCTACAAATATAACGAGGAAAAAGCGCACTTTACGATAAATTTTACGCTGCAAAAAGGAAGCTACGCGACTGTTGTGCTAGAAGAAATCTTGCATAAAAATATCTTTGAGTAGGGCGGCGGCTTGTCTTGCGAGCGCTTTTAAATGATTTTTGCATCTATGCTCGCAAGTGCAAGCAGAGTATAAATTTTACTCTGCGATAGGCTGTATGCCTTATTTTTGGACGAAATTTACTTCTTTTGTTTAGCTACCGAGCATAGTGGCACATAAAACATTTAAAACCATCTCGCAAAACTTCGCCTTAACTTTCTTAAATTTTGTAAATCAAAATCTGCCTCGCCTAATGCTCTTTAAAAGCTGTGAGCCAAGCGGTGCAAAAACTTTACATTGTCGTTTTAAGCTCAAATTTGAGGAAAAATTTATCAAATTTTTATACCAACATCCATATCTTAAATTGCTAAAATTTATCCGTGGAGCAAGACGCGAGCGACGTGAAATACAAGCGTTTTTAGGCTCGTTTGGATATAATGGGTTTACAAATTTATATTTTAAAAGGATTAAAAATGGCAAATATTTTTCTTTGCTCTTACTTTGCGGAGGTTGCGAGCAAGATTAATGAAGTGGTAAATTTTCAAGGCAAAGATATTGTTTTTATAGATACTGCGGCCAAATTTGAAGAGGTAAATTTCTACGTCGGCGAAGCGGTGGAAATTTTAGAAAATTTTGGTGCGAAGCTAAGACGCCTTGACGTCTCTTGCGCCAAGAATTCGGCGGCACTAGTATCTAGCCAAGATGAGCCATCTTGTGAAGATGAAATTTTATCTGCCATTAGTCAGTGTGATATCATTTACGTTAGCGGTGGAAATACATTTTATCTGCTTAACGAGCTGCGAAAATCGTGTGCCGCCCAAGCTATAAAAAATGCAGTCAAAGCGGGCAAAATTTATATCGGTGAGTCGGCGGGAGCGATCGTGGCCGCACCAGATACGAGATATGCTACGCTGATGGATGAAAATAGCGCGAAAACGAGTGATTTTACAGGGTTAAATTTGGTTGATTTTTACATCGTACCGCACTTTGGTTGCGAGCCTTTTACGCAGGCCACGCACGAGATAATGGAGAAATTTGGGAATTTGTACGATTTACGACCTATAAATAATGCTGAATTTATTGCGCTTTGAGATAAATTTTTAACAAAACATACGCTAAATATTTACTCAAAGCACTCTATCTGTTTGCAAATCTGCCTTTTAAATAAAAAACATAAAGTTAAAAGTCTAAAGCTTTTAAAGCTAGAAATTTAAGCCAAAGCCGCTATAATTTCGCTCTGGCACGGTAAGCGATCGCTTTTGATTTTTGAAAAAGAGGAAAGTCCGAGCTGCGATAAGACAAGGTTCCATCTAACGGATGGCTAGGGAAACCTAAGGGATAGTGTAACAGAAAGTAGACTTCCGCTTCGGCGGTAAAGGTGAAACGGCGGAGTAAGAGCCCACCGGCACGCTTGGTAACTTGCGTGGCCATATAAACCCAACCTGCAGCAAGAAGGGATGGTTTTGGTCTTATATTAAAACCCTTCGCTAGAGCTTGTTTGTAAAAGCAAGCGTAGATAAATGATCGCTCAAGACAGAACTCGGCTTAACGCCGTGCCTTTAAATTTATAAAAACAGATTAGTTTGTTACGTATTTTTGAGCTTTTTGTAGTTTTATAAGCTCATTTTGGATGTGTGAAGACTTGCTTTTTAAAAGCTCTATTGCACCGCCAATTAGTGCTTGTGCTTCTTGCGCTAGAGCTAGGCTTGTAAACATATCTTCACTAAAATTTTCTGACAAAGCAGCTATCTTGCTCGTGTCTTCGTTTATCAATGCTAATTTAAATTCATTGATCCAACTATTCACCTGAAGTTACCTCTCTCCATGCTTCAGATAGTTGCTTTACGACATTGGTTACTTCATTTAAGGCTGCGACATCGTTTTGTATATTTGCCATAGCAAGAAGCTGCATTTGTCTTGTATAAAGGCCGCTAAGATAGTGAGCTACGTCGCCTTGAGAATAATCAAGCGAATTTAAAAGCTCAACAAAAATAGCGTTTGTCCTATTAATATAATAAACTTTTTTCTCTATATCTCCAGCTTCTATCGCCTTTTTTGTACGAAATATAAATTTTAAAATTCCATCATAAAGCATTTCTATTAATTTAGTTGGGGACTCTATGCCCCCAAAACTAGACTGTGCGTATGCACTATATGCACTTTGATTCATCTTTCTCTCTTATTTTCTGCTATTTATCTCTGCATCGATCATTGATTTTAGTGTTGAGAACTGATTTTCTAAACTCGCGATGATAGCGTTATACTTAATAAAACGCTCTTGCATTGTTGTGTATTTCTCATCTAAAAGCTTTTGTGTGCTCTCTTTGTTTTTTGTGATCGACTCGTTTTCGTCTTTTAACTGATTTTGCATAGCAACCATCGTGCCACTTTTGCCAACGACACCATCAAGCATTTTAGCTAACTTTGTAAATAGCCCATCTGTCTTTTTGGTTACTGGATTTATAGTAGCTTCATTCATGCCTAGAGTTGTTAAGGCTGAATTTTTACCTTTTACCTCGATATTTTCGCCATCGCTTCTTTTTAAGACGATTCTTTTGCCACTTTTATCAAGACTAGCTGTAACCCCAGTTATGCCAGCGTCATTTATAGCTTGTTGAAGCTTTAGTGCGTTCTCTTCGGCTGTGGCTGTGGCTGTAGTTGAGAATGTAACTGACTTGCCGTTTATCGTAAGATCACCAGCTTTTATGTCTAGTGCTCCAGCGCTAACAGTCGATGCTCCCATATAGCTTATTGGCTCGATCTTGCTTGATCCCATGAAAAATTTCTGAATCTCTTCAGGATCTTTGCTAAGAGCTGCATTTAGTTTATTTAGATCAAGCTGAAGCTGTCCGTCTTTATCAGGCACTATGCCATATTTGCTTAATGCTTTGCCTTCGCTATCTTGTCCATTTACAAGACGACCAATGTTTGATCTTAAGCTTGAAATTTCGCTAACGCCTTGGAAAGTGCCAGCTCCTTTTTCCTCGTCATATTTTGTAGCTATACCAAGGTTCATGGTCATTAGGTTGTAGTCTTTGATAAATTCTTCAACCGCTTTTATTACCTCTTTTGTATCTTGAGAGACGCTTACGTTTGTTTTACCAGTTTCATTTAATGTAATAGAAATTCCCGGCCTTAAGTCGTTGAAGGTGTTTTTGCTTCTTTTTACATTTACTCCGTTATATGTAAATTCCGCATCTTGTGCCTTTAAAATTCTATTTTTTTCAAAATTTGATGTCATCTTTGGTGTGCCATCAGGATTTGTTAGTAGAGTGCCATTTGCATCTTTATCCTGAAACTGTGTACTATCCCAGCCAAGCTTATCTAAAACACCAGCCGTATCATTTGAAAATTTAATAGTCTGTGTTGCACCAGTGTTGCCTGATTGAAGCATGATTTGATTTGGCTTATCT
Coding sequences:
- a CDS encoding Type 1 glutamine amidotransferase-like domain-containing protein, with the translated sequence MANIFLCSYFAEVASKINEVVNFQGKDIVFIDTAAKFEEVNFYVGEAVEILENFGAKLRRLDVSCAKNSAALVSSQDEPSCEDEILSAISQCDIIYVSGGNTFYLLNELRKSCAAQAIKNAVKAGKIYIGESAGAIVAAPDTRYATLMDENSAKTSDFTGLNLVDFYIVPHFGCEPFTQATHEIMEKFGNLYDLRPINNAEFIAL
- the truD gene encoding tRNA pseudouridine(13) synthase TruD; the protein is MQEATTFKPLYALTHAPIEAYFSKNSDDFVVREIPLYEFSGDGEHLIVEISKKDMTTQEALHVLSEVTGAKMRDFGYAGLKDKQGMTTQFISMPRKFESNLANFSHEKMKILSLNVHQNKLRIGHLKGNSFFIRLKKVLPSNAKKLEQAFVSIDKMGYANYFGYQRFGKFGDNAETGLELLKNGTINGKKSKNPKLNDFLISAYQSDLFNRWLSKRVEISRFAQDFSLSELAQIYPYLSGENLKNLKSQKRFFKLIEGEVLGHYPHGKCFLCEDLDAEGARFDARDITSCGLIAGAKAYEAQGAARMVEDQIFAQANEYKSKMTGSRRFAWCYLEDTSYKYNEEKAHFTINFTLQKGSYATVVLEEILHKNIFE
- the fliD gene encoding flagellar filament capping protein FliD, which produces MAVGNVTNLGIGTKNSGLNDDLIKKLKEADEAGQIKPLTKRLERNDLKQKDLAALKTLVSNVNVSGKTLGGEALYLKRTTNNAGKSVTASAANGVSVQNFSIDVQKLAQKDTFQSSNFKNTSSLVGATNNGSFDVEIDGQKFSISVTRSTTYQDIVDKINDISGGKLQARILNVGGDKPNQIMLQSGNTGATQTIKFSNDTAGVLDKLGWDSTQFQDKDANGTLLTNPDGTPKMTSNFEKNRILKAQDAEFTYNGVNVKRSKNTFNDLRPGISITLNETGKTNVSVSQDTKEVIKAVEEFIKDYNLMTMNLGIATKYDEEKGAGTFQGVSEISSLRSNIGRLVNGQDSEGKALSKYGIVPDKDGQLQLDLNKLNAALSKDPEEIQKFFMGSSKIEPISYMGASTVSAGALDIKAGDLTINGKSVTFSTTATATAEENALKLQQAINDAGITGVTASLDKSGKRIVLKRSDGENIEVKGKNSALTTLGMNEATINPVTKKTDGLFTKLAKMLDGVVGKSGTMVAMQNQLKDENESITKNKESTQKLLDEKYTTMQERFIKYNAIIASLENQFSTLKSMIDAEINSRK
- the fliS gene encoding flagellar export chaperone FliS, with product MNQSAYSAYAQSSFGGIESPTKLIEMLYDGILKFIFRTKKAIEAGDIEKKVYYINRTNAIFVELLNSLDYSQGDVAHYLSGLYTRQMQLLAMANIQNDVAALNEVTNVVKQLSEAWREVTSGE
- a CDS encoding thiamine-phosphate kinase, producing the protein MDKENFTIECFGNAYIGDDAAVLGKQVFSKDIFAENSHFKHGWLSLEEIGYKAMIVNFSDTIVMNARPKFVLLGLSLPKNFSPQQIKELSGGINRACEEFGVKIIGGDTISSKILNISVSVIGELNGKAVIRKNARFGDLVAFTGELGGSQKGLNSLLRLGQISKNSRFKKPILRDKFFYEAAHLINSAMDISDGLNADLVRLLKASKKGAKFTKKLSRSELSSGEEYEVLFTFSPKNLNAIKRIAAKTRTKISIFAKISHKRLRQNARSHHF